The genomic region GGCAAAGTCCGGGCGGCTGCCGCACCCGGTTTCGCCCTTTACTTCAGCCAGGTCCCGGCCGATACCGTTCGGATGCCCTATCTGGTGCGCGTGCCGGCCGGCTACGATCCGGCCAAACCAGCCCCGGTGGTAGTGTATCTGCACGGCGGCGTCGTGAGTACCAAGCAGTTTGGCTATGCCGATCGGGATGTGGCGGAAGAAACGATTTTCGAGGTGGCGCCCGCCAACGCGCTGGTGGTGTATCCGTTCGGGCGGGCCAGCTTTGGCTGGGTAACGCAACCTGCGGCCTTCGCCCAGATCGAGCAAATCCTGGCTGAGGTGCAGGCCCGCTACCGCACTGACGGCCGCCGCACGGTGCTCGGGGGCATGAGCAACGGCGGCAGTGCGGCGCTGTGGTTTGCCAGCCAGCGCCCCGCCCCTTTCAGTGGTTTCTACGCCCTGTCGCCGGCGCCGGTGCTGCCGCTGCAGGCCAGCTACGGGCGTTTGGGCCAAGGCAAGCCCTGCTACCAGCTCAGCGCCCAGGACGACTCGCTGTACAAGTATAAGGCCGTGAAGGCCACCTACGACGCCCGCCCGTCGCAAGCCGCGCAATGGTTTCTGCAGACGCTGCCCGGCGGCGGCCACGGCTTCCTCTACCGGCCCGAGGGCCCGGCCCTGCTCCGGCAAACGCTGGCCACGCTGTGCGCGCCACCCAAGCCGCGCTAAGGCGGCGGTAAGCCCGGGCAGCCCGACGAACCGCCTCTGTATGCTACTGCCCGCCCTGCTCGGCCGGAGGCACCGGCGTCAGGCCTTTGTGCTCACCCAACTCCAGCAGCAGCGCAAATGCCTCGTCGTACTCGTTGCGGATTTTGCCTTCCAGAATGGCTTCCAGCAGCGCTTCCTTCAGCTCGCCCACGTCGCGGGACGGCTTCAGGTTGAAGGTGGCCATGATGATTTCGCCGGTGATGACGGGCTTGAAGTTGCGCAGGTGGTCTTTTTCCTCCACTTCCTTCAGCTTCTGCTCCACCACGTCGAAGTTGCGCAGGTAGCGGTTTTTGCGGTCGTAGTCTTTGCTGGTAATGTCGGCGCGGCACAGCAGCATCAGGCGGTCGATGTCGTCGCCGGCCTCGAACAGCAGGCGGCGCACCGCCGAGTCCGTCACAATTTCCTTGCTCAAGGCAATGGGGCGCAGGTGCAGGCGCACCAGCTTCTGCACCTGGCGCATCTCTTCGCCCAGCGGCAGCTTCAGGTCCGTGAAGATGCCCGGCACCCAGCGGGCGCCCTTGTCTTCGTGGCCGTGGAAGGTCCAGCCCACGCGCGCGTCGAGGCGCTTGGTGGCGGGTTTGGCGATGTCGTGCAGGATGGCGGCCCAGCGCAGCCACAGGTCGCCGCCGGCCGCCACCACGTTGTCGAGCACCTGCAGGGTGTGGTAGAAGTTGTCTTTGTGGGCGTGTTTGCCCACTTTCTCCACGCCCTGCAGCTGGGCCATCTTCGGGAAGATGAGCGGCAGCAGTCCGCAACTGAACAGCAGCTTGAAGCCGTAGCTGGGCTTCGGGGCCATGATAATCTTGTTCAGCTCGGTGGTGATGCGCTCCTGCGAGATAATCTTGATGCGCTCCTTGTTCCGGGCCAGGGCATCAAACGTGTCGGGGTCAATATCGAAATCCAGCTGGGTGGCAAACCGGATAGCGCGCAGCATCCGCAGCGGGTCGTCGGAGAACGTCACGTCGGGGTCCAGCGGCGTGCGGATAATCTTGCGCTGCAGGTCGCCCATACCGTCGTAGCGGTCCACCAGCTCGCCGTAGGTTTCGGGGTTGAGGCTCAAACCCAGGGCATTGATGGTGAAGTCGCGCCGGGCGAGGTCTTCTTCCAGGGTGCCGGCTTCCACTTCGGGCTTGCGGCTTTCGGCGCGGTAGCTTTCCTTGCGGGCGCCCACAAACTCCACTTCAATCTCGGGCGTGGGCAGCATGGCCGTGCCGAAGTTCTTGAACACCGTGACGCGAGGCCGGCCGGGCAGCTTGCGCCCCACGGCCTGCGCCAGCGCAATGCCGTCGCCGACGCACACCACGTCCACGTCTTTGCTGCCGCGCTCCAGCACTAAATCCCGCACGTAGCCCCCAATCACGTAGGCCGGAAACCCCAGCTCGCCGGCGGCTTCGGCAATGGTCTGGAACAAGGGAAGGCTGGGGAGCTGCGGGTTTTTCATGGCGCAAAGTTCGGCAACAGGCAGCTAGCAACCATACGGGACGGCGGTCGGCCCCAGCACTTCGTCCGGGTTTGTGGCGGCTTCAGGCTGCCCGGCCGACAGTTCGGGCCCGGCTGCTTGGCAGGCAGGCCGCAAAACAGCAGCTTTAACTATTCGTTTTCAGCCTCTTACTGCCATGTCTGCCTTCCTGCTCGCCACCCCCCTGTTTTCCCTTCCCGCTTCGGCCCTGCCCGTGCGCCTGCTGCTGGGCCTGCACATTGCGGCCGGCACCGTGGCCCTGCTGGCCGGCCTGGTGCCGATGCTGGGCCGCAAAGGCGGCACCTGGCACGTGCGGGCCGGCCGCCTCTACGTCTACTGCATGATGGCCGTGGCCCTGACGGCTGTGGGACTCTGCCTGCTGCAGCCCCTGACGCTGAGCCGGCTTTTCCTGACGGGCATTGCCATGCTGAGCTTCTACCTCAGCTTCAGCGGCTGGCGCGCTGCCCGCCGCCGCAGCGCCCTGCTGCCCCGCCCCGACCAGCTGCTGGCCATTGCGGCCTTGCTGGTGGGCGTGCTGATGGTGGGAGTAGGTTTGTGGCTGCAGGCCGTGCTGTTCGCCTTCTTCGGCGCCCTGATCTGCCTGTTTGCCGGCTTGGATGCGCGCCAAAGCCTGTTTCCCCGGCCGGCCGAACAAGCGGAGCCCTGGATACTGCGCCACCTCGCGCGCCTGGGCGGCTCCTACATCTCGGCCTTCACGGCGTTTCTGGTCGTGAACATGGGCCGGGTACTGCCCGCCGATGCGCCCACCTGGCTGGGCACTGCCACCTGGGTGGCGCCCACCATCGTCGGCAGCGTCCTGATTAGCCGCACCGTGCGCTACTACCGCGCCCGGCTGGCCGGCCGTCAGGCCGGGCAGGGAGCGCCGGGCGTGGGTTAGTCGCGCAGCACTTCCAGGCTGCCATCGGGCAGCACCCGCACCACCCGCGAAGGTGCAGCGCGCGTGGTGTCGTCCTGGCGCCAGTAGGCCACGTAGTCGGCTTTGCGCACCAAGGCCGGGTCTATTTCCGCGTACAGGGCAGGCGTCGGCTCGCCACTCAGGTTGGCCGAGGTAGACACCAGCCCGTGGCCCAGCCGCCGCACCACCAGCCGGCAGAACTCGTCATCGAGCACCACCCGCAGGCCGATGGTACCATCCGGGGCCAGCAGGTTGGGCGCCAGGTGCGGGCTGCCAGGCACCACGTAGGTGGTAGGCCGCTGCTGGGTGGCCAGCAACTCCGGCAGATTGGGCGGCACCACGGCGGCGTAGCGGGCAAACATGTGCTCATCGGCCACCAGCACAATGCAGGCCTTATTGGCGGGGCGATTCTTGAGCTGGTAGATTTTCTCCACGGCCCGCGGCAGCTCGGCGTCACAGCCCAGGCCCCACACCGTGTCGGTCGGATACAGAATAACCTGCTGCATCAGCAGCGCATCCACAGCGGCGTCTACTTCTTCACGGAGAAATCGGGTGTTCATAGAAGTTGTGCTGTCAGGAATTAGAACGCAGGGCTTAGGGCTTGGAACATGCATCAGGAGTTCAGAAATTCCTAAGCCCTAATGCCCATTACTATTTGATGGTCTGGCAGAGCTCTACCAGCACGCCGCCGGCCGATTTGGGATGTACGAAGCACACCAGCTTGTTGTCGGCGCCGCGCTTGGGGGCCTCGTTGAGCAGCGTGAAGCCCTCCTGCCGCAGCCGCGCCATTTCGGCTTCGATATCATCTACCTCAAACGCCACGTGGTGAATACCGGCCGGCTTTTTCTCCAGGAAACGCGTGATGGCGCTGTCGGGCGAGGTGCCGGCCAGCAGCTCTATCTTCGAGCCCCCCACCTGAAAAAACACCGTATCCACCGCCTCGGACGCCACATGCTCGCGCTTGTACGGTTCCTGGCCGAGCAGTGCGGTGTACAGCGTAGTGGCCGCTTCCAGATCAGGTACGGCTAGGCCTATATGTTCGAGATTGACGAGCATGGGGAGGGAGTCGAAAAGTGCCGCCGCCGGATAGCGGGGCTTGTTTGGATTTGTTCTACTTTTGCAGATGCAAATGTGGGAAGAAAAGAAAACCTGTTTACCGGTTTTTGTGTTCTACCTGCGAAAGATTCTCCGCTGAAACCAGACCCCGAGCCATGCTCAAGCTACCTATTTACCTCGACAACAACGCCACCACGCCCCTCGATCCGCGCGTTTTGGAGGCGATGATGCCGTACCTGACAGAGGTATTCGGCAATGCAGCCTCCCGCAACCACCCTTTCGGCTGGGCGGCTGAGGAAGGTGTCGACTACGCCCGCGACCAGATTGCCGGCCTGATCAACTGCGACCCCAAGGAGATTATTTTCACCTCCGGCGCCACTGAATCCGACAACCTGGCCATTAAGGGCGTGTTTGAGATGTATGCTCAGAAGGGCAACCACGTCATCACCACCACCACCGAGCACAAAGCAGTACTCGATACCTGCAAGCACATCGAGAAGCTGGGCGGCAAGGTAACCTACCTGCCCGTTGACTCCGAAGGCCTAATCAGCCTCGATGAGCTCGAAGCCGCCATGACGCCGGAAACCATTCTGGTGGCCATCATGTACGGCAACAATGAGACGGGCACCATTCAGCCCATCCGCGAGATTGCCACCATTGCCCACAAGCACGGTGCGCTGTTCATGACCGACGGCACCCAGGCTGTAGGTAAGATTCCGGTAGACGTTATTGCCGACGGCATCGACCTGATGGCCTTCACGGCTCACAAAATGTACGGCCCCAAAGGCGTAGGCGCACTCTACGTTCGTCGCAAGAACCCGCGGGTGAAGGTGACGGCCCAGATGGACGGCGGCGGCCA from Hymenobacter canadensis harbors:
- a CDS encoding IscS subfamily cysteine desulfurase, coding for MLKLPIYLDNNATTPLDPRVLEAMMPYLTEVFGNAASRNHPFGWAAEEGVDYARDQIAGLINCDPKEIIFTSGATESDNLAIKGVFEMYAQKGNHVITTTTEHKAVLDTCKHIEKLGGKVTYLPVDSEGLISLDELEAAMTPETILVAIMYGNNETGTIQPIREIATIAHKHGALFMTDGTQAVGKIPVDVIADGIDLMAFTAHKMYGPKGVGALYVRRKNPRVKVTAQMDGGGHERGMRSGTLNVPGIVGLGKACELAKLEMAADTARLSAMRDRLEKELLTLEESYVNGSRERRLPHVANISFKYVEGEGLMMGVKDLAVSSGSACTSASLEPSYVLKALGLSDDLAHSSLRFGLSRFTTDEQIDYAINHVKEAVTKLREMSPLWEMFKEGIDLDKIEWAEH
- a CDS encoding DUF2306 domain-containing protein, with amino-acid sequence MSAFLLATPLFSLPASALPVRLLLGLHIAAGTVALLAGLVPMLGRKGGTWHVRAGRLYVYCMMAVALTAVGLCLLQPLTLSRLFLTGIAMLSFYLSFSGWRAARRRSALLPRPDQLLAIAALLVGVLMVGVGLWLQAVLFAFFGALICLFAGLDARQSLFPRPAEQAEPWILRHLARLGGSYISAFTAFLVVNMGRVLPADAPTWLGTATWVAPTIVGSVLISRTVRYYRARLAGRQAGQGAPGVG
- the mce gene encoding methylmalonyl-CoA epimerase, which produces MLVNLEHIGLAVPDLEAATTLYTALLGQEPYKREHVASEAVDTVFFQVGGSKIELLAGTSPDSAITRFLEKKPAGIHHVAFEVDDIEAEMARLRQEGFTLLNEAPKRGADNKLVCFVHPKSAGGVLVELCQTIK
- a CDS encoding alpha/beta hydrolase-fold protein — protein: MKPLLFALALGLLLAPAVSSAQAPSPTYAQLMDQSGAQMQAKDFCAAVATFEQAFRPDSTRANEFELFTGAIAAANCPARRPLAWRWLGQLSRHRPLSIQPRDLDNVANDPMLAPLRIEAAWPRWLAAMRQALAQQTADAQTASTRWIAEAQARTLPTAKGKVRAAAAPGFALYFSQVPADTVRMPYLVRVPAGYDPAKPAPVVVYLHGGVVSTKQFGYADRDVAEETIFEVAPANALVVYPFGRASFGWVTQPAAFAQIEQILAEVQARYRTDGRRTVLGGMSNGGSAALWFASQRPAPFSGFYALSPAPVLPLQASYGRLGQGKPCYQLSAQDDSLYKYKAVKATYDARPSQAAQWFLQTLPGGGHGFLYRPEGPALLRQTLATLCAPPKPR
- a CDS encoding CCA tRNA nucleotidyltransferase, yielding MKNPQLPSLPLFQTIAEAAGELGFPAYVIGGYVRDLVLERGSKDVDVVCVGDGIALAQAVGRKLPGRPRVTVFKNFGTAMLPTPEIEVEFVGARKESYRAESRKPEVEAGTLEEDLARRDFTINALGLSLNPETYGELVDRYDGMGDLQRKIIRTPLDPDVTFSDDPLRMLRAIRFATQLDFDIDPDTFDALARNKERIKIISQERITTELNKIIMAPKPSYGFKLLFSCGLLPLIFPKMAQLQGVEKVGKHAHKDNFYHTLQVLDNVVAAGGDLWLRWAAILHDIAKPATKRLDARVGWTFHGHEDKGARWVPGIFTDLKLPLGEEMRQVQKLVRLHLRPIALSKEIVTDSAVRRLLFEAGDDIDRLMLLCRADITSKDYDRKNRYLRNFDVVEQKLKEVEEKDHLRNFKPVITGEIIMATFNLKPSRDVGELKEALLEAILEGKIRNEYDEAFALLLELGEHKGLTPVPPAEQGGQ
- a CDS encoding L-threonylcarbamoyladenylate synthase, which gives rise to MNTRFLREEVDAAVDALLMQQVILYPTDTVWGLGCDAELPRAVEKIYQLKNRPANKACIVLVADEHMFARYAAVVPPNLPELLATQQRPTTYVVPGSPHLAPNLLAPDGTIGLRVVLDDEFCRLVVRRLGHGLVSTSANLSGEPTPALYAEIDPALVRKADYVAYWRQDDTTRAAPSRVVRVLPDGSLEVLRD